A genome region from candidate division KSB1 bacterium includes the following:
- a CDS encoding response regulator — protein sequence MLKQLNYNVFSANTPGQAIELAKNHANTIHLLLTDVVMPEMNGKELSDHIKSLCPTIQILFMSGYTTNIIAEHGVLEEGVYFIPKPFSKKNLADKVRQALDQR from the coding sequence ATGCTCAAACAGTTGAATTATAATGTGTTTTCAGCCAACACGCCGGGACAGGCGATCGAATTGGCAAAAAATCACGCCAATACTATACACCTGCTATTAACAGATGTGGTCATGCCGGAAATGAATGGAAAAGAATTGTCAGACCACATAAAATCACTGTGCCCGACTATTCAAATATTGTTTATGTCAGGTTATACAACAAATATCATTGCCGAACATGGTGTATTGGAGGAAGGAGTATATTTCATTCCAAAACCATTTTCGAAAAAAAATCTTGCGGACAAAGTGCGGCAGGCTCTGGATCAACGCTAA
- a CDS encoding SpoIIE family protein phosphatase, translating to MKSGSRHKTRSRYSRDNFRGYLKSSLADVYEFYTPANRRKKAESLWVPFRFAYKSFWFLNGVSKKLRFSRYRWILITISIVLFMNQSGANNNPFAFIILFFVLLLEIRDKLLAHEELQAGNAIQNALMPEQQPDVPGWDVWLYSQPARLVGGDYIDIHPFADKCCGLAIGDVSGKGLAAALLMAKLQASVEALIPHTPDIAEMTAKLNDLFCKPSLKSQFISFLYIKINPSDNEICFVNAGHLPPWIIRDGALKELSKGDPALGLRSGQRFQIRSETLRPGNALIALTDGCTEIRNESGHFIDEHMIQNHILEHADKPAHEIGNSLLKHIIDFRADRVQHDDMTLMVLKRK from the coding sequence ATGAAAAGCGGTTCACGGCACAAAACCCGGAGCAGGTATTCCCGTGATAATTTCAGGGGATATTTGAAAAGCAGTCTGGCGGATGTATATGAATTTTACACACCGGCAAACCGTCGTAAAAAGGCTGAATCCCTTTGGGTTCCGTTCCGTTTCGCTTACAAATCATTCTGGTTTCTCAATGGTGTTTCGAAAAAACTGCGCTTTTCCCGTTACCGCTGGATTTTGATTACCATTTCCATTGTACTTTTTATGAATCAGTCGGGCGCCAACAACAATCCGTTCGCTTTTATCATCCTGTTCTTTGTACTGCTGCTGGAAATCCGCGACAAACTGTTAGCGCATGAAGAACTGCAGGCGGGAAACGCCATTCAGAATGCACTGATGCCGGAACAGCAGCCGGACGTGCCGGGATGGGATGTGTGGTTGTACAGTCAGCCGGCGCGACTGGTGGGCGGCGATTATATCGACATTCATCCATTTGCTGACAAATGCTGCGGACTGGCCATCGGAGATGTGTCAGGCAAAGGACTGGCGGCTGCCTTGCTCATGGCCAAACTACAGGCAAGCGTGGAAGCGCTGATCCCGCACACACCCGATATCGCCGAAATGACGGCAAAACTGAACGATCTGTTCTGTAAACCGTCTCTGAAAAGCCAGTTTATTTCCTTTTTATATATCAAAATCAACCCATCGGATAACGAGATATGCTTTGTCAACGCCGGACATCTGCCGCCCTGGATTATCCGGGACGGCGCCCTGAAAGAACTGTCAAAAGGCGACCCGGCTCTGGGCCTGCGCAGCGGACAGCGGTTTCAGATACGTTCAGAAACGCTGAGACCGGGCAATGCTTTAATCGCATTAACCGATGGATGTACTGAAATCCGAAACGAGTCGGGACATTTTATTGATGAACATATGATTCAAAATCATATACTGGAACACGCAGATAAACCGGCGCATGAAATCGGCAATTCACTGCTCAAACATATCATTGATTTCAGGGCGGACCGGGTACAGCATGACGACATGACTCTTATGGTTTTAAAACGAAAATAA
- the purU gene encoding formyltetrahydrofolate deformylase, with protein sequence MNKKHLTAVLLLSCPDRIGLVSRISHFIFERGGNIIDLDEHVDPDEHIFSIRVAWDMSQFTVPTSDLDDAFAPLAREFKARWSITFLEEKIKTAIFVSKYDHCLNEILWRHKMGEYPIDLSLIISNHPDLQPLAEHYKVPYHVFPLNKSNKSGQEQKELALLKEHGIDTVVLARYMQILSPEFVRHFPNKIINIHHSFLPAFVGSNPYKQAYQRGVKMIGATSHYVTDDLDQGPIIAQDIIHITHKDNLQDLILKGRDLERLVLARALHAHFEHRVWVQGRKTIVFE encoded by the coding sequence ATGAACAAAAAGCACCTGACAGCCGTTCTGCTTCTGTCCTGTCCCGACCGCATCGGTCTGGTCTCCCGTATTTCTCACTTTATTTTTGAACGCGGCGGCAATATCATTGATCTGGATGAACATGTTGATCCCGATGAACATATCTTTTCGATCCGGGTGGCCTGGGATATGAGTCAATTTACGGTTCCTACGTCGGACCTGGATGATGCGTTTGCCCCGCTGGCGCGCGAGTTCAAGGCTCGCTGGTCCATTACCTTTCTGGAAGAAAAAATCAAAACCGCTATTTTTGTGTCCAAATACGATCACTGCCTGAATGAAATTCTCTGGCGGCACAAGATGGGCGAATACCCCATCGATCTTTCTCTCATCATCTCCAATCACCCGGACCTGCAGCCCCTGGCTGAGCATTACAAAGTCCCTTATCATGTGTTCCCCCTCAACAAAAGCAACAAATCCGGGCAGGAGCAAAAAGAACTGGCTCTGTTAAAGGAACATGGTATTGATACGGTGGTACTTGCACGCTATATGCAGATTCTGTCACCGGAGTTTGTCCGGCATTTCCCGAACAAAATCATCAACATCCATCACTCGTTTTTACCGGCCTTTGTCGGCAGCAATCCGTATAAACAGGCATATCAGCGCGGTGTTAAAATGATCGGCGCCACCAGTCATTACGTGACAGATGATCTTGACCAGGGGCCGATCATTGCCCAGGATATCATTCACATTACCCACAAAGATAATTTACAGGACCTGATCCTCAAAGGCCGCGATCTGGAACGGCTGGTGCTGGCCCGCGCGCTGCACGCCCATTTTGAACATCGCGTCTGGGTTCAAGGTCGAAAAACCATTGTATTTGAATAA
- a CDS encoding ATP-binding protein, with the protein MDHRGYRSALIILTDEKDTPVTWAANGADTATESMNAALKNGQLPPCCNKARHSKDVVLFRDGENLAGECPSAMPGTNSDLLCSRLEHNEFIAGYLVAKVRHQLGVDSEEQSLFADMAGDIAYALGVMEMDADREKMKEEQKSLQNQILQAQKMEAVGRLAGGVAHDYNNMLSVIMGYAELAMDKAEDNESLRADLAEILNAAQHSADITRQLLTFARKQTTNPVVLDLNETVEHMLKMLRHLIGENIKLIWRPKAGLHPVKTDPIQINQVLANLCVNARDAIDGVGEIVIETDDITIERPHLINQTETVAGPFIQLSISDNGCGMDPETRDNIFEPFFTTKEAGQGTGLGLSTVYGIVKQNNGFIEVDSEPDQGTTFKIYLPCHRRADDDVSEQAEHRIPQGRGETVLIVEDEETIRQRALKCSNS; encoded by the coding sequence GTGGATCACCGCGGATACCGTTCCGCGTTGATCATATTGACGGATGAAAAAGATACGCCCGTCACCTGGGCGGCGAACGGCGCCGATACAGCAACCGAATCGATGAATGCCGCTCTCAAAAACGGACAGCTTCCTCCCTGCTGTAACAAAGCGCGCCATTCAAAGGATGTCGTGTTGTTCAGGGATGGTGAAAATTTGGCCGGAGAATGTCCGTCCGCAATGCCAGGCACAAACTCGGATTTACTGTGTTCCAGGCTTGAACACAATGAATTCATAGCCGGCTATCTTGTCGCAAAAGTGAGACACCAGTTGGGAGTCGATTCCGAGGAACAAAGTCTTTTTGCGGATATGGCCGGTGATATTGCCTATGCATTAGGGGTAATGGAAATGGATGCGGACCGTGAAAAAATGAAAGAGGAACAAAAGTCCCTGCAAAATCAAATACTCCAAGCGCAAAAAATGGAAGCGGTCGGCCGCCTGGCTGGCGGCGTGGCGCATGATTACAATAATATGCTGAGTGTGATTATGGGTTACGCTGAACTTGCCATGGACAAGGCGGAGGACAATGAATCCCTGCGGGCTGATTTGGCAGAGATCCTGAATGCCGCGCAGCATTCCGCGGATATCACCCGGCAGCTTTTGACCTTTGCGCGAAAACAGACCACCAACCCGGTGGTTCTGGATTTAAATGAAACCGTCGAACACATGCTCAAAATGCTGCGTCATCTGATCGGAGAAAATATCAAACTCATTTGGCGCCCCAAAGCAGGCCTGCACCCTGTTAAAACAGACCCCATCCAAATCAATCAGGTACTGGCCAACCTGTGTGTCAATGCCCGCGACGCCATTGACGGGGTGGGTGAAATCGTGATAGAAACCGACGATATCACAATTGAACGTCCCCATCTCATCAATCAAACAGAAACTGTAGCGGGACCGTTTATACAGCTTTCCATTTCAGACAACGGTTGCGGAATGGATCCGGAAACCCGCGATAATATCTTTGAACCGTTTTTTACCACCAAAGAGGCCGGCCAGGGAACCGGTTTGGGGTTATCGACCGTCTATGGGATCGTTAAACAGAACAACGGCTTTATCGAGGTAGACAGTGAACCCGATCAGGGAACGACGTTTAAAATATACCTGCCCTGTCACAGAAGGGCCGACGATGACGTCAGCGAACAAGCCGAACACCGGATACCGCAGGGTCGCGGCGAGACCGTGCTCATTGTTGAAGATGAAGAAACCATTAGACAGCGAGCGTTAAAATGCTCAAACAGTTGA
- a CDS encoding AMP-binding protein: MSEPVLKEITLGAMLDTAIVNYPDHDAVVYADRDFRLTYQEFGNVVDKLAKGLMALGIEKGEKVAVWATNIPYWVALQFATAKIGAILLTVNTHYRNAELEYLLQQSKAENLFLIDGWGDIDYLQTITELVPELKTQQRGYLKTDRFPHLKRLFFLGPEKHRGLYSIPELMAMSVMVSDRDYQQRQAVLDPHDVVNMQYTSGTTGFPKGVMLSHYNIGNNGYWIGECQRFTHQDRVCIPVPLFHCFGCVLGVLACVSHGAAMVFEESFNPVDVMYSVEAEKCTALYGVPTMFIAILDHPLFNKFDYTSLRTGIMAGSPCPIERMRQVINRMHMPEITIAYGLTEASPVITQTRPDDDIELRVTTVGRALPGIELKLVDPETGKKSDRGEICCRGYNVMKGYYNQPQSTAEVIDEDGWLHSGDLGTMDKTGYLSITGRKKDMIIRGGENISPREIEEFIYGMENVQNVQVVGVPSSKYGEEVGAFIIRKHGSDLEPEDIRDFCRGQISRHKIPRYIWFVQDYPMTASGKIQKYKLVEQSAELLKQRKK, translated from the coding sequence ATGTCTGAACCTGTTTTAAAGGAAATCACTCTCGGCGCCATGCTCGACACCGCCATTGTGAATTATCCCGATCATGATGCTGTGGTCTATGCAGACCGCGATTTCCGCCTGACCTATCAGGAATTCGGAAACGTCGTTGACAAACTGGCCAAAGGTTTGATGGCCCTGGGGATTGAAAAGGGCGAAAAAGTGGCGGTCTGGGCCACCAATATACCCTATTGGGTGGCTCTGCAATTTGCCACGGCCAAAATCGGCGCCATTTTACTCACAGTCAACACCCACTACCGCAATGCCGAATTGGAATATCTGCTGCAGCAGTCCAAAGCGGAAAATCTGTTTCTCATCGACGGCTGGGGCGATATCGACTATCTGCAGACCATCACTGAGCTGGTTCCGGAACTGAAAACCCAGCAGCGCGGTTATCTGAAAACAGACCGGTTTCCGCATCTCAAACGCCTGTTTTTCCTCGGACCGGAAAAACATCGCGGTTTGTATTCGATTCCCGAGCTCATGGCCATGAGCGTCATGGTCAGTGACAGGGATTATCAGCAGCGGCAGGCCGTTCTCGATCCGCATGATGTGGTGAATATGCAGTATACATCCGGAACCACGGGGTTTCCCAAAGGCGTGATGCTCAGCCATTACAACATTGGCAACAACGGCTACTGGATCGGTGAATGTCAGCGCTTTACCCATCAGGACCGGGTCTGCATTCCGGTGCCGCTCTTTCATTGTTTTGGCTGCGTGCTGGGTGTACTCGCCTGTGTCAGCCACGGCGCCGCCATGGTGTTTGAAGAATCCTTTAATCCCGTTGATGTCATGTATTCCGTGGAAGCCGAAAAATGCACAGCGCTCTATGGTGTGCCCACCATGTTTATCGCTATACTGGATCATCCCCTGTTCAATAAATTTGATTACACCAGTCTGCGAACCGGTATTATGGCCGGCTCGCCCTGCCCCATCGAACGCATGCGCCAGGTCATCAACCGCATGCACATGCCCGAGATCACCATCGCATACGGACTGACCGAAGCTTCACCGGTGATCACCCAAACCCGGCCGGACGATGATATCGAATTGCGCGTGACTACGGTGGGTCGTGCGCTGCCGGGGATTGAGCTGAAACTCGTTGATCCGGAAACCGGTAAAAAATCTGACAGGGGTGAAATCTGCTGCCGCGGTTACAATGTCATGAAAGGCTATTATAATCAACCGCAATCCACCGCAGAGGTCATTGATGAGGACGGCTGGCTGCATTCCGGTGACCTGGGCACAATGGATAAAACCGGCTATTTGAGCATCACCGGACGCAAAAAGGATATGATCATTCGCGGCGGGGAAAACATTTCACCGCGGGAAATTGAAGAGTTTATTTACGGTATGGAAAACGTGCAAAATGTGCAGGTCGTCGGCGTTCCCAGCTCCAAATACGGTGAAGAGGTCGGCGCGTTTATTATACGCAAACATGGCAGCGATCTTGAACCTGAGGATATACGTGATTTCTGCCGCGGACAAATCAGCCGGCACAAGATACCCCGATATATCTGGTTTGTCCAGGACTATCCCATGACCGCCAGCGGCAAGATTCAAAAGTACAAACTGGTTGAACAGTCGGCAGAACTTTTGAAACAGCGTAAAAAATAA